Proteins found in one Pseudoxanthomonas sp. SL93 genomic segment:
- a CDS encoding YhdP family protein: protein MPTPLRRRLRLARRGAVYGVAVVLVCMAVVLGIASQVLPLVENNPDRVAAWLSARAGRPVAFDNVKTQWTRRGPLLQLDGLRVGEGDAGVRIGQAEVLVAMYGGLLPGRSFTELRLRGLSLTLQRADDGTWSVRGLPGQQQAVTDPLESLEGLGELQVIDGRLTIKAPSLGWDITLPEIDLRLRVDGDRVRAGTRAWIRKDAAPLNVAVDFDRKAGDGRAYLDVAAEDIGAWSPLLRYAGVVAERGNGRVRGWTELRRHRVVMVTAEAKVQQLGLRGEALPGDSGIPRARFDQLEGRMRWRLVSGGWRFDAPRLRVVSGQSAQTLDGLVLAGGERYALLADQVDAAPLFVVLGLSDRIEPGLRAWLAKARPGARLARVSLAGRRGGAMHGEGQLRDIRFNAVGDAPGLSGLAGEFSGDAQGFALTLDPASRMRFDWPRGFGVAHDVALQGRLLGWREGAGWRMSTSALHVRGKDYGAHVRGGIWFQGDGTRPWLELAAELDDAPVSAAHGFWIHHKMPKAAVDWLNAALVGGQVRGGRAIVSGDLDDWPFVKQNGRFEATARIDGGQFQFQRDWPALQQVEADVAFIGNGFSLQGRGALAGVTIPAFQAGIEDFGRAELAIVARAESDAGQMLALLRQSPLHKSYGDTLDNLQAKGPVSATFDLLQPLHAKSPPPKKLAGIVDLKGTQLADKRWNLAFTGVRGKARYDEGGFASEPLQVVHQGQPGVLGLRAGSGTRDRGQVFEADLTAALDADELLDRAPEMGWLKPYMQGRSQWTVGVAIPRTASGKTAAPTQLNLRSDLLGTAMDLPAPLRKPASAALATTVRAPLPMGSGQVDVAFGDLLALRARASGDQTGVRVVLGSSVVNEPAPVSGLVATGRTGTLDAMEWVALAKGGGEGGKLPLRHVDVTAGRLLMIGSAFPDTRVQLAPSRQALAVTLEGDALSGALLVPDAKGAAIAGRLSRVHWRNAGAAGGSTPSSAGTPATGANEFNPAEIPPLSLDIDDLRFGDAKLGAAKLRTRQQGDGMQVEQLQLRSPGQQIDVSGQWTGMAATARTRLAVNVKSQDFGTLLEDLGLGDRVGGGHGDIALDATWPGSPAAFQLATLEGNVKLAARDGHLLEVEPGAGRVLGLLSVAEVRRRLMLDFSDFFSKGFAFNRIDGNIRLSGGLARSEHLLIDGPAAEIRIRGDTDLRAERFDQTVDVKPKSANVLTAVGAVAGGPIGAAVGAVANAVLKKPLSEMGAKTYRVTGPWKSPKVEVVGREQSRAPALRGSTTAGSP, encoded by the coding sequence ATGCCTACTCCCCTGCGCCGCCGGTTGCGTCTGGCCCGCCGTGGTGCCGTGTATGGCGTCGCGGTCGTGCTGGTATGCATGGCGGTGGTGCTGGGCATCGCCAGCCAGGTGCTGCCGCTGGTCGAGAACAATCCAGATCGCGTGGCAGCCTGGCTGAGCGCGCGCGCAGGACGGCCGGTGGCCTTCGACAACGTGAAGACGCAATGGACGCGGCGTGGCCCCCTGTTGCAACTGGATGGGTTGCGAGTGGGTGAGGGTGATGCCGGCGTGCGCATCGGCCAAGCCGAAGTGCTGGTGGCGATGTATGGCGGCCTGTTGCCCGGACGGTCGTTCACCGAGCTGCGTTTGCGCGGGCTGTCCCTGACTTTGCAGCGCGCCGACGATGGCACATGGTCGGTGCGCGGGTTGCCAGGCCAGCAGCAGGCCGTGACGGATCCGCTTGAAAGCCTGGAAGGCCTGGGCGAACTGCAGGTCATCGACGGCCGGCTGACCATCAAGGCGCCATCGCTGGGCTGGGACATCACCCTGCCGGAGATCGACCTGCGCCTGCGCGTGGACGGCGACCGGGTGCGTGCGGGTACGCGTGCGTGGATCCGCAAGGACGCCGCGCCGCTGAACGTTGCCGTCGATTTCGACCGCAAGGCGGGCGATGGCCGCGCCTACCTGGACGTGGCAGCGGAAGACATCGGCGCCTGGTCGCCGTTGTTGCGCTACGCCGGCGTGGTGGCCGAGCGCGGCAATGGCCGCGTGCGTGGCTGGACCGAGTTGCGCCGGCATCGGGTGGTGATGGTGACCGCCGAGGCGAAGGTGCAGCAGCTGGGCCTGCGTGGCGAGGCACTGCCTGGCGACAGCGGGATCCCGCGTGCACGGTTCGACCAACTGGAAGGCCGCATGCGCTGGCGGCTGGTTTCCGGTGGCTGGCGTTTCGATGCGCCGCGCCTGCGCGTGGTCAGCGGGCAGTCGGCGCAGACGCTGGACGGCCTGGTGCTGGCCGGCGGCGAGCGCTATGCGCTGCTGGCCGACCAGGTGGATGCCGCGCCACTGTTCGTCGTGCTCGGCCTGTCGGATCGCATCGAGCCCGGCCTGCGTGCCTGGCTCGCGAAAGCGCGGCCGGGCGCACGCCTGGCGCGGGTCTCACTGGCGGGGCGACGCGGCGGCGCGATGCACGGCGAAGGGCAGCTTCGCGACATCCGCTTCAACGCGGTCGGCGATGCGCCCGGACTGAGCGGTTTGGCAGGCGAGTTCAGCGGCGACGCGCAGGGCTTCGCCCTCACCCTGGATCCGGCGTCGCGCATGCGCTTCGACTGGCCGCGGGGATTCGGCGTGGCGCACGACGTCGCGCTGCAGGGCCGGCTGCTGGGGTGGCGCGAAGGCGCGGGTTGGCGCATGAGTACCAGCGCGCTGCACGTGCGCGGCAAGGATTATGGTGCGCATGTGCGCGGAGGCATCTGGTTCCAGGGCGATGGCACGCGGCCGTGGCTGGAGCTTGCCGCCGAGCTGGATGATGCGCCGGTGTCGGCGGCGCATGGATTCTGGATCCACCACAAGATGCCGAAGGCAGCCGTGGACTGGTTGAACGCGGCGCTGGTCGGCGGACAGGTGCGTGGCGGTCGTGCCATCGTCAGCGGCGATCTGGACGACTGGCCCTTCGTGAAGCAGAACGGTCGTTTCGAAGCCACGGCGCGGATCGACGGCGGCCAGTTCCAGTTCCAGCGCGACTGGCCTGCGCTGCAGCAGGTAGAGGCGGATGTCGCTTTCATCGGCAACGGCTTCTCGCTGCAGGGGCGCGGTGCGCTGGCCGGCGTGACGATTCCCGCGTTCCAGGCCGGCATCGAGGATTTCGGCCGGGCGGAACTCGCCATCGTGGCCAGGGCTGAATCCGATGCGGGCCAGATGCTGGCGCTGCTGCGGCAGAGCCCGCTGCACAAGAGCTACGGCGACACGCTGGACAACCTGCAGGCCAAGGGCCCGGTGTCGGCGACCTTCGACCTGCTGCAGCCGCTGCATGCCAAGTCGCCGCCACCCAAGAAGCTGGCCGGCATCGTCGATCTGAAAGGCACGCAGCTGGCCGACAAGCGCTGGAACCTCGCGTTCACCGGAGTGCGCGGCAAGGCGCGGTACGACGAGGGCGGTTTCGCCTCGGAGCCGTTGCAGGTCGTGCACCAGGGGCAGCCGGGCGTGCTGGGCCTGCGCGCGGGCAGTGGCACGCGCGATCGCGGCCAGGTATTCGAAGCCGACCTGACCGCCGCGCTGGACGCCGATGAGTTGCTGGACCGCGCGCCGGAAATGGGGTGGTTGAAACCCTACATGCAGGGCCGTTCGCAATGGACGGTGGGCGTGGCGATTCCGCGCACGGCGAGCGGCAAGACCGCGGCCCCCACGCAACTCAACCTGCGTTCGGACCTGCTCGGCACGGCGATGGACCTGCCCGCACCGCTGCGCAAGCCCGCCAGTGCCGCGCTGGCGACGACGGTCCGCGCGCCGTTGCCGATGGGCAGTGGCCAGGTCGACGTGGCCTTCGGCGACCTGCTGGCTCTGCGCGCGCGCGCCAGCGGCGACCAGACCGGCGTGCGCGTGGTGCTGGGCAGCAGCGTGGTCAACGAACCCGCACCGGTGTCCGGCCTGGTGGCCACCGGCCGCACCGGCACGCTGGATGCGATGGAATGGGTGGCGTTGGCCAAGGGCGGTGGCGAAGGCGGCAAGCTGCCGCTGCGCCATGTCGATGTCACCGCCGGACGGCTGCTGATGATCGGTTCGGCCTTTCCCGATACCCGCGTACAGCTTGCGCCCTCGCGGCAGGCGCTTGCAGTGACGCTGGAAGGCGACGCGTTGTCGGGCGCCTTGCTGGTGCCGGATGCCAAGGGCGCTGCGATCGCCGGCAGGCTGTCGCGCGTGCACTGGCGAAATGCAGGCGCCGCCGGTGGCAGTACACCATCGTCCGCCGGCACGCCCGCGACGGGGGCGAACGAATTCAATCCCGCCGAGATTCCGCCGCTGTCGCTCGACATCGACGACCTGCGATTCGGTGACGCGAAGCTGGGCGCCGCCAAACTGCGCACGCGCCAGCAGGGCGATGGCATGCAGGTGGAACAGCTGCAGCTGCGTTCACCCGGCCAGCAGATCGATGTCAGCGGCCAGTGGACCGGCATGGCCGCGACGGCACGCACGCGCCTGGCGGTGAACGTGAAGAGCCAGGACTTCGGCACGCTGCTGGAGGACCTGGGCCTGGGCGACCGCGTCGGCGGCGGCCACGGCGACATCGCGCTCGACGCCACCTGGCCAGGCAGTCCCGCGGCCTTCCAGCTGGCCACGCTGGAGGGCAACGTGAAGCTAGCCGCGCGCGATGGCCACCTGCTGGAGGTCGAGCCCGGCGCCGGACGCGTGCTGGGCCTGCTGAGCGTGGCCGAAGTGCGCCGGCGCCTGATGCTGGATTTCAGCGACTTCTTCTCCAAGGGTTTCGCGTTCAATCGCATCGACGGCAACATCCGCCTGTCCGGCGGCCTGGCCCGCAGCGAGCACCTGCTGATCGACGGTCCCGCCGCCGAGATACGCATCCGCGGCGATACGGACCTGCGTGCCGAACGTTTCGACCAGACCGTCGACGTGAAGCCGAAGTCGGCCAACGTACTGACGGCGGTCGGCGCCGTGGCCGGTGGACCGATCGGGGCTGCCGTCGGCGCCGTGGCGAATGCCGTGTTGAAGAAG